One window of Oncorhynchus masou masou isolate Uvic2021 chromosome 28, UVic_Omas_1.1, whole genome shotgun sequence genomic DNA carries:
- the drg1 gene encoding developmentally-regulated GTP-binding protein 1 has protein sequence MSLLAKIAEIEAEMARTQKNKATSNHLGLLKARLAKMRRELITPKGGSGGGTGEGFDVAKTGDARIGFVGFPSVGKSTLLSNLAGVYSEVAAYEFTTLTTVPGVIRYKGAKIQLLDLPGIIEGAKDGKGRGRQVIAVARTCNLILIVLDVLKPLGHKKLIEHELEGFGIRLNKKPPNIGFKKKDKGGINFTVTCPQSELDGDAVKSILAEYKIHNADITLRSDSTADDLIDVVEGNRVYIPCIYVLNKIDQISIEELDIIYKVPHCVPISAHSRWNFDDLLEKMWDYLHLVRIYTKPKGQLPDYTSPVVLPTEHTAVEDFCLKIHKSLLKELKYALVWGASVKHNPQKVGKDHVMEDEDVIQLVKK, from the exons ATGAGTTTACTCGCTAAAATAGCAGAAATTGAGGCCGAG ATGGCTCGGACTCAGAAGAACAAGGCCACGTCTAACCACTTGGGGTTGCTCAAAGCTCGCCTGGCCAAGATGAGGAGAGAACTTATCACACCAaagggaggcagtggaggaggcaCAGGGGAAG GTTTTGATGTGGCAAAAACAGGTGATGCCCGTATCGGGTTTGTAGGGTTCCCCTCAGTGGGCAAGTCTACTTTGCTAAGTAACCTGGCAGGGGTGTACTCTGAGGTGGCGGCCTATGAGTTCACCACCCTCACCACAGTACCAGGAGTGATCCGCTACAAGGGTGCCAAAATACAG CTCCTGGATCTCCCAGGTATCATCGAGGGGGCCAAAGATGGCAAGGGTAGAGGACGACAGGTCATCGCAG TGGCTCGAACCTGCAACCTGATTCTCATAGTGTTGGATGTTCTAAAGCCTCTGGGCCacaagaagctgattgaacacGAGCTGGAGGGCTTTGGAATCCGCCTCAACAAGAAGCCACCCAACATCGGCTTCAAGAAGAAGGACAAAGGAGGCATCAACTTCACCGTCACA TGTCCACAGAGTGAGCTGGATGGTGACGCAGTGAAGAGCATCCTGGCCGAGTACAAGATCCACAACGCTGACATCACCCTGCGCAGTGACTCCACGGCTGATGACCTCATCGACGTGGTGGAGGGAAACCG AGTGTACATCCCCTGCATTTATGTGCTCAACAAAATTGACCAGATCTCCATTGAAGAGCTGGACATCATCTACAAGGTGCCCCACTGCGTGCCCATCTCTGCCCACTCCCGCTGGAATTTTGATGACCTTCTGGAGAAGATGTGGGACTACCTGCACCTAGTGCGCAT ATACACCAAACCCAAAGGCCAGCTTCCTGACTACACATCTCCAGTTGTTCTACCTACTGAACATACTGCAGTGGAGGACTTCTGTTTGAAGATTCATAAAAGCCTCCTCAAAGAATTAAAATA TGCTCTGGTGTGGGGTGCTTCAGTGAAACACAACCCCCAGAAGGTGGGAAAAGACCATGTCATGGAGGATGAGGACGTTATCCAGCTGGTGAAAAAGTAA